GTATAAATTATTTCTTTCGGGCATTTTATTCACTTTATACGTATTCATGTTTTCTTTCAATAAAATGCAATATAGCAACAACAAATGAAAAGCAAATTCAGATTTCGATGGATATTTTATGATTAATGTTGAAATTTTACAGGTCTAAAGCCAAATTTAATTCTTATATTTGCTAGCTTAAAGAAATTTGAATATGAAAAAACTACAATTGATTTTTTTAATCCTGTTTACTTCGTTCGCTGCGCGATCACAGGATTTGTTGTGTTCGTGGCATTTCGACACACTTTTAGTAGCGCCAAACACTGATGTGGTCATTCCTGCTGATTCAGGATCTCAGGATGGTTCAGCCACAATTTACCTGGATGGAACCAACGGTTCGTCTCTTTTCAACACCGCAACAGGGGGTGAATTGTCTGCTTTTGGTGGATCCACCGTTAACGATGGACGTACAACGCCACTCGCAACCCTTTCTTTGTGTCCAATCAACACAACTGCAAACGGCAAAGGGGCTGTGATACGCTTCAGTACCACCGGGTATGAAAATCCAATAATTACGTATGCAGCCCGCAACACATCAACGGGTTTCCAGAATCAGTTCATCGAATACAGCACTGATGGAGTGACTTTCACGCGTTGCGATACCATTAGCGGACTTACAACAACGTTTGTGCTGAAGACTATAGATCTTTCTGCATTTGACGTACTTGACGAAGCCGCCAATGTGTATATACGCATAATTTTTGACGGTGCAACTTCTTCAACAGGTAATAATCGTGTTGATAATATCACGATTAATGCTACTTCAACTTCTGCTACAGATATTGTTCCTCCGACAGTACTTGGAGCAAATGCAACATCATTAACAGACATCTGGGTGCGCTTTTCCGAACCTGTTGGAGCTTCAGCTGAAGTGACTACAAATTACACCGGTGTTGGCACAATAACAAGTGCAACCCGTACTACAGGGCTCGACAGCGTGCATATTGTACTTGCCACGCCGCTTACGTTTGGTGTCGCAGATACCATTTGCATTGCCAATGTGGCAGACGTTACCGGAAATGTTATGATCAGCAATCCTTGTTTTCAGGTTGTGTTCGGAACACTCGATGTAACACCTCCAACCGCTATCAGTGCCTGGCCTGCAAACCTTGCAACTGTAAAAGTAAAATTCAGCGAAGCCATGGACAATGTGACAGCTGAAACAGTTGCCAACTACACCGGTCTTGCCGGAATTGGCTCTGCAACACTGAATGCAACGCTCGATACAGTTACACTTGCACTGTCAATAAATTTGGTTAGCGGTATTGCAGATACCCTCTACGTCCAAAATGTAGAAGATACTGCAGGAAATGCAATGGCTGCAATGCAACAGTTTGTGCTTTTCATGGATACATCGACAACTGTCGCCAATCTGGTAATTACAGAAATCATGTACAATCCTGCTGAAAGCGGTACTGATAGCACTGAATTCATTGAAATTCTCAACAACGGTTCAACCGCCGTTAACCTGATGAATTATACAATCACTTACGGTACTTCAACGCACACTATCACGACATCAAACGTTGTGAATCCAGGGGATCGGTTTCTTATTGCTCCCAAAGCTGTAGTAGCGTCGAACTTTTACGGAGTGTCCTTTTATCAGGGTAGCACTTTCGGCATCGGGAACAATGGAGCTACCGTTAAGATACTCAATGGTTCCGGAATTGTGGTTGACAGCGTGATGTATGATGATGTGGCACCATGGCCAACAGCAGCTGACGAAGGTGGATACAGTCTTTCACTTTGTGATCCTTCACTTGATAACAATGCTGGAAGCAGCTGGAGCTTAGGTACAGTATTTTTCTCGACAATAAACACACACGATGTATACGCTGATCCAGGCCAGGGTTGCGTTGTCCCTGTTGACAATACTCCGCCGGTGGTGGATACTGCATTTGCAACTAATCTGAATACGGTGAAAGTAGTTTTCAATGAAGTTGTTGATAATATTACCGCTGAAACAATTGCAAATTACACGGGACTTGCCGGAATCGGTGCAGCTTCACTTAATGCAACAATGGATACGGTAACTCTGACACTTTCAACTCCGCTGCTCGACAATGTGGCAGATACAATTCACATCGCAGGCATTGAAGATACAGCCGGAAATGTAATGGCTACTACTCAGTCCTTCCGATTGATATTCTCAATTGCTGACATTATTCCTCCAACAGTTATCAATGCATGGCCTGAAACACATGCCGTTGTGAAAGTGAAATTCAGCGAAGTTATGGATAATGTTACCGCTGAAACTGTAGCCAACTACACCGGACTTGCTGGCATTGGCTCTGCAACACTGAATGCTACAATGGACACTGTAACACTTGCTCTGTCAACCAACCTGATAAATGGTGTTTCCGACACACTCTATATTCAAAATGTAGAAGACACTGCAGGTAACGCTATGGCTGCCCAGCAGATGTTTGTTCTGTTCATTGATACAGTAACAATTCCAAAAGCACTGGTTATTACTGAAATTATGTACAACCCCGCTGAAAGCGGAACTGACAGCACCGAATTTATTGAAATCTATAACAACGATGTAGTTTCAGTTGATCTGCTGAATTATGTCCTGAATTATGGCGCAAGTACTTTTACCTTCCCTTCATCGCTGGTAATTGCTCCGGGTGAATATGCTCTTGTGTCGTCAAACGCAACTGCAGCCAGTAACTTCTACGGAGTTACATTCTTACAAGGCAGCACAGGTGGAATTGGCAACGGTGGCGCGACCATTGTTCTCTTAAGTCCAACAGGATTACTTGTTGATACTGTTACTTATGATGATGTGGCTCCATGGCCAACTCTTGCTGACGAAGGCGGATACAGCCTTTCACTTTGCGATCCCACACTTGACAACAATGTTGGCAGTAACTGGGGCTTAGGAACAATCTTTTTTGGCACTGTAAACACACACGATGTATATGCCGATCCAGGTGAAGGATGTTCAGCAACCGCTGACACTGTTCCTCCGGTTGCACTCAGTGCAAGTTTGACCAACCTGACAACAGCTGTTGTTACTTTCAATGAAGCATTGGATCTTGCTTCTGCACAGACAACTGGTAATTACACAGGACTTGGAACTGTTTCTACAGCTGTTTTGACAAGCAGTACAGTAGTTACACTGACTCTTTCAACTCCTCTTGTTAACGCACAGAACTATGTTCTTGAAGTTACTGGAATCAGTGATTTGGCAAGCAATGTAATGGCTCTGACTTATCAGTTCCCATTGATGCTTGACACCACAACATCAATTTCTGAAATCGAAAATTCGAATATTCAGATTTTCCCGAACCCGGCCAGCGATGTAATCAACCTTACCGGTGTTTCATCGGCCGATCGCATCGAAGTGTACAGCAACATGGGCATGCTTGTCATGAGCCGTGAAGCTGACGGAAACGACTCTGTCATTATCGAGACTTCGGTTCTTTCAAATGGTTTGTACTACATCAACATCCGCATGAAAGACGGCGCTGTTGAAACAAAACCTGTTGTGATTATCCGATAATCTGACTTTTTCATTTTAAAAAAGCTTCCCGGCCTTCCGGGAAGCTTTTTTTTATTGTTGTTTTCGAAATTCAAAAACTAAAAATGTTGGGTGCTTTCCGTTCGGCATAGTCCCTTATAGATATTTGTTTGAGGCTGTTTCAAATAGTCTTCAGCAACAAAAACAACATTCCACCGTCCGAAAGCGACGCAGGAGCTGAAGGACATGGAACCGTTGTTTTTGCCATTGTTACGACGGTTCCATGTTCCGGCTGAACAGCATCCCTCGAAGGGTTTTGAACCCTTCGAGGGATTTTTAACCAGCCAGAACGGTGGAATGTCGTAACAATACAGTTGTTTTGAGAAATACTCAGTAGAATAATCTAATCAGACTACGCCGAACGAAGGGAGCTTATCTCAATTCTAATCTCGTAAATCATTCCGCCCGCATAAACACAAACCGCTCCTGCCCTGCCCTGCGAAGGAAGTTGCCATTCCAGGAATAATAGGATTCTGGTATACGCCGCATATGATTGTAGAGATACAGATTGAGGAAATAATCGTAGATATAATCCGCGATTTTCTTTCCGGAACGCTCGAACAGCGCGTAAATATCCGCTTCGCCGAACTCGGTAAAATTGTAATTGTAGTTATACGTATCCGAAGTCAAATCATAGTCCCAGGCACCGTCGAGATAATCAATCAGCGGAAACGATGCATACAGCAACGGCGACGCAAGAATCGTATCATCAACCGGATTTATCCGGAGCCAAAAACAAAGATCGATTCGCGAAATAACTGTATCGAATTTTATAAAACTGTTGTTGGCAAAGTATAATGTATCGCCCACCGGCGTTGTCTTTTCCTCAATGTACATCTGCACAAATTCAATAATAAACTTGTCGCTTTTCTCAATCAGAAAATCATTAATAGTGCTGTCTGAATACAAATCAAAACTGTTCGATGAAAGATTCTGAGTCATCGAGCTCCTGAAAACACTATCCACTTCAGTGGTTCCGTTGTTTTTCAGAAAATAGCTTCTATATGGAAAATAGCGCCTGGCGTAGGTTTCAGCCGATGATGTACCTTGTGGTTTTATAAAAAACATTTGCCAGTCGCTCGAAAATGTGATATAGAGCGATGGCCGATTAGTGTCGGCAATAAAACCACGGGCCAGTTTCTTTTCCGACTGGCACGATAGCAACAATGCAGAAATTAAAAAGCAAACAGAAAAAATAAGTTTAGTTGGAAGCTGCATCGCGCTCCAGAACTTTTTCAGCCAATACTTTTCCGTACTGAAATGCAAGCGTAAGCTCTTCCTGGCTGGGTGTAAACTTTACAAACACTCCGTCGCCACAGAAATCGAGTTTTAGATTTTCCATCATCGATTTCAACAGAACAGCAGATTCGCCACTCCAGCCATAGGAGCCAAAAGCACCTGCAGGTTTACCTTTGTCGCGTATCGGACAAATGGCCGCCAGAAATTTATACGCGGGCATCAGGATGTTTTGATTAATAGTCGGACTGCCAAGTACAAGCCCGTTTGAAGCTGTAATAGCTGCATCCAGATCGCCCAAAGATGCTGTTTCGATATCCATCAGCTGAGCTTTTATATTGCTTTCGGACTCGATGCCACGCGCAATTTCCTGTGCAATCATTGTCGTTTTCTGATAAGCAGAAACATATGCAACAAGAATTGATTTTGCATTCGGATTTTTCAAATATTCTTCGCACATGGATTTCGAACGGTCGACATAACGCTTCCAGTCGTTCAGTAGTAAAGGCCCATGACCGTTGAGAATTGCCTTTATTGGAAGGGGTTCAATTTTTTCAACGGCCTTGAGGAAAAATTTGCTGTATGGTTTTAGAATCACATTGAAATAATAATCGAACGCATCGTCATAGTTGCCGACCTTGTTGTCGATCATTTCATCGTGCGCAAAATGAGCGCCGAACGAATCGCAGGTGAACAGCAATTGTTCTTCCTCAAACCAGGTGTACATACTATCCGGCCAGTGCAGGTTCGGAGCACTGATGAACTTCAATGTGGCATCGCCAAGATCGAGCACGTCGCCATCTTTCACAATGCGGTGTGGAAAATCGCGGTTCATCAGATCTTTCATGTAGCGGATGGCGTTGCCTGTGCCAATCACGGTTGCATTGGGCGCTTCGTTCAAAAGCAAAGCAACAGAACCACTGTGATCCGGCTCGGTATGATTGAGAATGATGTATTCAATTTCATTTAGGGCCGTCAGTTTGCTGAGTTTTTCTTTATAAACCGGCCAGAATTTTTCTTTCACTGTTTCAACAACAGCTTTTTTCTGAGCGTTGATGAAATATGCATTGTAGGTTGTGCCATACTTGGTTTCCATCACAACATCGAAAGTAACGATGTCTTTATCGAGTACTCCCACCCATGTTGTTTTCGGTGAGACCTGAATCGTTTTATTGTCTGCCATTTTATTCTATTTTAAAGTGATAAAGTAATCTGTCCGTCGAGGCCCTCTTCTGTTTCTGCGCCATCGCTTGAGTTCGTCGGTTGATCCTCAGCTAAGCCAAGCAATTCACGAATCATTTTATCCGTAGTTGGTTTGGGATCATTGACCGAAAACTTTTTCAACGGCACGGTACTAATTTTTTTACCTTTTGCCTTAATCCCTCTGATGACGGCAAATTCAGCTACATCAATTTCTTCAGGATCTTTTGGTTTCTTGAGCTTTTTCGAATCGTAGAAGACCGTAATTACCGGGAAATATTCCGTCGATATCCACTCAATCTGATCGCCCTCATCCATGAATTCCACAGTTTTTTCGCCAGGACCCTGTTCAACCTGAAAGCGTTTTAGATACCACTCTTTGTCCGTGTTTTTGTACAAAACAGTGAAAACGCGCAAAGGATTAAATTTCTCAATGTGCATTATATCTTCGTCGAAATGCATCTGCATATCGGGCTTGGCAATGCGGTAGTAGCCGGATTTCATGAGGAACAGCAATGTGTCGTTGTGATGAAAAGCGCCAAGATATTGCCCGCGTTCCTCAGTAGTCAACCGCAGTATTTCCTTATCGTACCAGTATTTTATTCCACCCAGCGTCGATTTTCCTTCGTCCTTGAGTTTGATTTTTCGAATCATAAAACGTGTCAACTGGTTGCCAATCGATGCACGTCCTTTGATGGATAACTCGCTGAAATCAAAATCGAAAACCAGTTTTTTCAATTTCGGTCTGGGCACCAGATATACAGAAATCACTTCGGCTTCGCCATTGGGATTGGCGGTAAAATACAGGACTTTTGAATGCGGCGTGCCCTGCGTAAGATTGTATTCTTTGTCTCTGGTAATGCCTTTTACATAAAACCGCTTCACATACGTTGTTCCGGTGGCGCCATCGCGATAAAT
The Bacteroidetes bacterium GWF2_43_63 DNA segment above includes these coding regions:
- a CDS encoding MBL fold metallo-hydrolase; this encodes MADNKTIQVSPKTTWVGVLDKDIVTFDVVMETKYGTTYNAYFINAQKKAVVETVKEKFWPVYKEKLSKLTALNEIEYIILNHTEPDHSGSVALLLNEAPNATVIGTGNAIRYMKDLMNRDFPHRIVKDGDVLDLGDATLKFISAPNLHWPDSMYTWFEEEQLLFTCDSFGAHFAHDEMIDNKVGNYDDAFDYYFNVILKPYSKFFLKAVEKIEPLPIKAILNGHGPLLLNDWKRYVDRSKSMCEEYLKNPNAKSILVAYVSAYQKTTMIAQEIARGIESESNIKAQLMDIETASLGDLDAAITASNGLVLGSPTINQNILMPAYKFLAAICPIRDKGKPAGAFGSYGWSGESAVLLKSMMENLKLDFCGDGVFVKFTPSQEELTLAFQYGKVLAEKVLERDAASN